ATGGATGTGAAAATATGGAAGGGACACATCGATTACATTTAATACTTGACTTGTAGTTTGAACTAACAACATTCATCGCTTCGCTTGGATTCACTTTAGAATTAAACTAGACACAAATACGGCGACTAATCGCCGATTAAAATCTATTTACACTGATAAAGAGCACCGCCAGGCACAATCACACAATCACAGGATACTAGCAGACAGATGTGGAGCAGCCAAAGTGATAAGTGGCAGAAgagaaggaggaggacgaggattGAGCTACTACCATCAAAGATTCACCACATTCTTGAGATCCGGCGGCAGCAAGCCCTTCATGCACTCAATCTGGGCGCGTATCTGCTGCTGAGTTGAGCCATTGTTGCCCTCCAGCTGCGTGGCTTTGTCGCCATAGAGATTCAGTTTTTGCTTGAGCTTGAGTATCATATCGATGATCTCCACCTCCTGCTTGTCGTGCGCCCAGTGCTCGAGATTCGCCACGGATAGCGCCTGCAGCTGTAGATCCTGCAGCGTTAGCTGCAGCTCCCGATGACGTGCACCGTACCAGCCGCGAAAATTGGGCGATCGAAAGAAGCGTCTGTACAGGCCCTTCCAGTCGCCCTTCAGCGGCGACGTTAGCTGCGGCCCAGCGGTTTCCAGCGTGCCCAGAAAGTCATCCAGCTTAAAGCTGTTGGCATTCGGCGCCGACTTAAACGGACTGATGTCCTTTTGCAGCGGCATCAGTGATGCCATATACCGTTCCAGTGGTATCATAAAGCTTTGCGTCAGCTCGAGCAGATGGCGTCGTATCAGTGCGGTTTGCACATGCTCCGGCCGCTTGGTCTTCATGCCCAGCAGCACCTTTTTGATCAGCGCCTTGTCCTTTTTCAGGTACGGCCTATATTTACTGTGCAGGCCCGCGGACGAGGCATCGCCCGAGCCATTGCTGGAACTGGAGCTGCCATTGAGATTGGTGTTCGATTTCAGTGCTATACGGCCACCGAGTTCCGTTGAACTGGAAAATGATGTGGCCGATGCGATGTTCCTTGCGTGTTTTTGGCCCAGCAGcagatgctgttgctgctgcatgttCTTCTGAAAACGAGCAAGACGGATATATTTTGTATTGCGTTAACTGGGATTGGGACACTCACCTGGTTGTCCACCAGTCGCAGCATGTGCGGCCAATCCTTCAGGAGCTTCACAAAGAACGGATTCGTGACGCCCAAAATGCAGGCGGGCAGTGTGGTCTTGCTGCTGCACTCTTGTGTGAATTCGCGAAATTCGCTGTCGTGAATGGTGAAGTAGGGACGCGCCTCGGC
The DNA window shown above is from Drosophila melanogaster chromosome X and carries:
- the CG3309 gene encoding uncharacterized protein, isoform A, with product MSADARIKQMAPSLDTTEREREHQNVDATNSNSEPSASDWVNFSQWMHCFCVVTFDLNLGQALEHVYPPAFMPSDQEVSNICYMAFPDSNSGCMGDTKFHMRLRCTTRRDSLPGYNAECSPALRQDGSHYWGFVYFRQKRDANLPRGYFQKSFIIITRLPFFNLYYDILSQLAPRYFEEGTDVLRLASEQINRQWPGLRVGKPLQLPLLDCSYQICIPRTSSSRKSTADGGIAGGAVESPPAMAACPAAKVLASVNEIELFRSLDFVMEQLYTLWELVITAEPIVVVGTSPADCSHMVQTLLAMIAPLEYCAEARPYFTIHDSEFREFTQECSSKTTLPACILGVTNPFFVKLLKDWPHMLRLVDNQKNMQQQQHLLLGQKHARNIASATSFSSSTELGGRIALKSNTNLNGSSSSSNGSGDASSAGLHSKYRPYLKKDKALIKKVLLGMKTKRPEHVQTALIRRHLLELTQSFMIPLERYMASLMPLQKDISPFKSAPNANSFKLDDFLGTLETAGPQLTSPLKGDWKGLYRRFFRSPNFRGWYGARHRELQLTLQDLQLQALSVANLEHWAHDKQEVEIIDMILKLKQKLNLYGDKATQLEGNNGSTQQQIRAQIECMKGLLPPDLKNVVNL
- the CG3309 gene encoding uncharacterized protein, isoform B; translated protein: MSADARIKQMAPSLDTTEREREHQNVDATNSNSEPSASDWVNFSQWMHCFCVVTFDLNLGQALEHVYPPAFMPSDQEVSNICYMAFPDSNSGCMGDTKFHMRLRCTTRRDSLPGYNAECSPALRQDGSHYWGFVYFRQKRDANLPRGYFQKSFIIITRLPFFNLYYDILSQLAPRYFEEGTDVLRLASEQINRQWPGLRVGKPLQLPLLDCSYQICIPRTSSSRKSTADGGIAGGAVESPPAMAACPAAKVLASVNEIELFRSLDFVMEQLYTLWELVITAEPIVVVGTSPADCSHMVQTLLAMIAPLEYCAEARPYFTIHDSEFREFTQECSSKTTLPACILGVTNPFFVKLLKDWPHMLRLVDNQNMQQQQHLLLGQKHARNIASATSFSSSTELGGRIALKSNTNLNGSSSSSNGSGDASSAGLHSKYRPYLKKDKALIKKVLLGMKTKRPEHVQTALIRRHLLELTQSFMIPLERYMASLMPLQKDISPFKSAPNANSFKLDDFLGTLETAGPQLTSPLKGDWKGLYRRFFRSPNFRGWYGARHRELQLTLQDLQLQALSVANLEHWAHDKQEVEIIDMILKLKQKLNLYGDKATQLEGNNGSTQQQIRAQIECMKGLLPPDLKNVVNL